The genomic region agagtgagtgagtaagagagtgagtgagtaagagagagtgagtaagagagtgagtgagtaagagagtgagtgagtaagagagtgagtgagtaagagagtgagtgagtaagagagtgagtgagtaagagagtgagagtgatagaatgagagagagagagaaagaaaaataaaaagagaaagagaaagagagtgagagggtgtgtgagagtgagagtgtgaaagagtgtaagagagtaagagagtgaaagagtgagagtgagagagagagagagagagtgagagagagagagagagagagagagagagagagagagagagagagagagagagagagtgagagagtgagagtgagagtgagagtgagagtgagagtgagagtgagtgagtgagtgagtgagtgagtgagtgagtgagtgagtgagtgagagagtgagagagagagagagagagagagagaaagagaaagagaaagtgaaagtgagagtgtagaaagagaaagtgagtgagtgagtgagtgagtaagagagtgagagtgagagagtgagtgagtaagagagtgagtgagtaagagagtgagtgagtaagagagtgagtgagtaagagagtgagtgagtaagagagtgagtgagtaagagagtgagtgagtaagagagtgagtgagtaagagagtgagtgagtaagagagtgagtgagtaagagagtgagtgagtgagtgagtgagtgagtaagagagtgagtgagtaagagagtgagtgagtaagagagtgagtgagtaagagagtgagtgagtaagagagtgagtgagtaagagagtgagtgagtaagagagtgagagaatgagagagagagagaaagaaaaataaaaagagaaagagaaagagagtgagagggtgtgtgagagtgagagtgtgaaagagtgtaagagagtaagagagtgaaagagtgagagtgagagagtgagatagtgagagagagagtgagagagtgagtgagtgagagagtgagtgagagagtgagagagtgagtgagtgagagagagagagagtgagagagagagagagtgagagagagagagagagagagagagagagagagagagtgagagagagtgagtgagtgagtgagagagagagagagtgagtgagtgagtgagtgagtgagtgagtgagtgagtgagagagtgagagtgagtgagtgagtgagtgagtgagtgagtgagtgagagtgagtgagtgagtgagtgagtgagtgagtgagtgagtgagtgagtgagtgagtgagtgagtgagagagagagagagagagagagagagagagagagagagagagagagagagagagagagagagagagagagagagagagagagagagagagagagagagagagagagagagagagagagagagagagagagagtgagagtgagagtgagagtgagagtgagagtgagagagagagagagagaatttcacacacaacaccacacacaacactggtgattgatttaattttttatttcttttaaagaaaTACAAATGTTAGACCATTATGTTAAAACTTTACAGACTTCATATTCGTATGTGAGAAAAAGTTTTTGTTGCAGGATGGtttagttttgtcattattagttgtggtatgatcattgttactgtttctattattattattattattattattattattattactttactattattattattattattattattactattatacttgtgattattattattattattatgcaaaaCCTTAGAAGAGGTTCAAAAGCTAAATATCCCAAGCAGATAGAAGGACCATCACATTCACATCCGGTCCTGTTCGTGCGCACAAGTTTGTGTTCCAGAGATAAGAAGTTGAGAGCTGCTGGGAGCTTGTAAGCAcagcataatgataacattgtgaCAAGGGCCCACATTATAGTGTATGACACAAAGTTCATTATTCAGGTGATCTCAGAGGTCGCCCAGGTGATGATGCAACACAGTGCTGCCAACAATCTcagggacgaagaagaagagttCCTGCGACAAatgctggaagaggaggaaaggcgcGACACTGTGTACTATGATCAGTATATTGAGCAGAAGTAAGTGTTAGCATCTTTGGGATTGTCTTTGGAAGAGTTACTGGCTTCCCTTGTGGATTCAGTTCTTGTTCATTTGTTGGGAATTGTGTgatttttctcatcctcttcgtATTGATTATAAATGAAGTGAAAATAGTTTTGATGTCACCCTTATTtatccatgtttgtgtgtgtttatttattgattattttaatCACTTTTCTCTTTGTAACTATAGTTGAGGATGTCTTGTTAAAGGCCAAAGCTTGTTTGGGTAGAATTTATACCTATCTTTATTTACTTCCAGATCAAGAAATAATACGACCTCTGACTTGACTGGCAGTATGCAGAAGATGGGCATGAAAGAGGATGTTGTTGCTAatgtaagtgattttttttttttttcttcttcttcttcttcttcttcttcttcttcttcttcttcttccatttcattattgctcagttgttattactgttgctgttataagTATTGCGATAATGGTATAATCATTttgtatttgcatgcatgtataattttttgttattgttacttgagATAACTCATTATTGACAATTTTTTATGGTCTCCCCCTTTCAGAGCAACTTAAATCCATATGCTGCGGAGTTTGTCCCTGGACAAGCTGTCACTAGTCCAGCGAATGCACCCAGTcttgttcataaaaaaaatacagagaagagTTCTTAGAAATTGGAAGATCTTTCCTCTTTGGTCTTGAAAACTCGGCAGCAGATAGCTTATGATATTATTTTCGAAAATATTATTCAGTGTACAGGAGATTTATACAAATTGTATCTGTGCTAAAGAAGAAAAACTGTTTTAATTATAgttaaatttttttctttatcttttcagtctttcttcttttttttaaaaggcTAACATTgaataaaagtttttaaaaaaatatcagtaatatatgAATGATTTTCAAATAAATCCTCAGGATTTGATTTTCTTCTACAGAAGAACCTCTTTAAAATACTAGTGACTGAATATCCTGTAATCAGAAGAGGAGAGTAAGGATTGGAAGCATACTTTCTGTGTATGGTAGGAAatgtaaagaatttttttttttctgatagagATGTGTTTTGCAATTGTGCTTGGTCTTGTTTTGCTCTCTGCTAATGGAACGTGTGTACATGTCCATGTTGTAGAATCAAAGtaattacatttatattgatatgataatgcaAAATCCCAGGTAGTGTTACTTCCTTGAGTATGGtctgttatgtgttttttttgtctgtattttcttggtatttatttttatgtatgtgtgtgttcagacTGGAATTATAAATACTGGGATATTAAGGAATAATTTTGCCAACTTACATGACATACTTAGGAATCTCAGTTTAAATTGATCATTATTTTCCAAATTAAAATTATTGCTGTAATCCATTTTCCTCAATTTAAGGAGATAAAACTGAATGAGATAGAGATATTCACAGTAAAAGTATAAACATCATGTAACACATTCTAATTCTGATGCCTTTAACATAAGGCTACATCCTATTTGAGAGTCAGTTGGTTTCATAACTATATAGGGAACTCCAGTTGCTAGTCAAGAGTATATTTAGATTAAGGATGTTACAGGTAGATGCACAAGTCCCATAATTGTTTACTGCAGGGATTAAGAAATTGATTTTGAAGCATGAAAGTTGAAAGCCAAGACTTCAAAAGGATCAGGCTTTCAGCATGTTCATTGTTAGTTTCTGATAataattgtgtgtatttgtaatatgGCAAGTGTTCGAACAACAAATAAGCTGACAATGAACAGTATTGTTAGTGCAAgatgtcgtttttctttttttttttttcttcttcagtcatTTGGAAACTGATTTGCTCAAAGTGGTTTACATGTGAAGGTATTAGCTGCTCTTCTCAACCTTCTCTTCAGTTCCCTTTGGTAAAagacttttccctttttcttttcccacaTTGCAGTCCTGATGGGATTTGCAGTAAGGGATTTGAGAGTGGTGGATTTATTAAAGAAGAGAGAATCCCATGAGTATTGTTGATTACTTTTGTTGTATTTTCCCTTCTGCGATAGGGAACAACACTTCAAAAATTGAGTGTTTTAAAGAGGTCAAACTGTAGTACAGTCCTTCCTCTCCATTATGGGTTGATTTTCAATAAagcattgatttttattatttaatgaaagataaatatatattcgttttaAAGTAAGAGCAGCTTTTGTCGAATTATTAACATAACTAACATTTtgggaaataaaaaaagtattgtaaatataacattatatactcTTGTACATTGGATTGTTTGTATAATGAAACTTCCTTCACTAGGTTTAGGAGAGTTCTACTATTTTGGTATTATGAAGTAATCTCTTCATATTTTGGTGATATTCAGTGGTATTTTGGATGGTGTACATAAGCCTGGGGTTATTGGGTCTTCATAAATGTGAATGtataaaaatgggagaaaaaaaaaaaatccagtgaaACAGTAACATTGAGAAAAATGTTTGTTGtatgaaaaaaaagggtaaaagttCTTGTTGCACATGTACTTGCCACTATTTCTCACCATGACAGCTGGTCACAAAGCAAACATTTTTCATCCAATGTGTACTTTCAGTGGTGAAACACTAATCCAGGAACTATTGGAgtggtggtgttatttttttatttgttgtcattgtatcataatcttttcttttttttattatcattttatcatagtgttaatttttaaaaattgtttgtTAGGATGTATTCTTTTATATGTGTTTACAGTGTCACATAACCTGTACAAGAAGAATCattcacagaaagagagaaaaaaaaaagaaagagttgcAGTTAAGTATCTGTTGTTGCATAAAGTTTGTTCTGTATCCCTCTTACCGTCCCTTATAGAATGCAAGTCCcgccgaaaaaaatataaaaaaaaaagtgatctcatacattttctttttgaaaTTGGTCATCAAACCTTCCTTTTACTCATGCGTGCGAGTGAAGGTCAGTTTTCACATATTTAATCCTTTacccgtattttctttttttaatttttaattgcaGCTCATTGAGAGGCTTGAGTGAACAGGGagacctcatttttttttttttttttttttttttttttttttttttatcattcttattcttattttttggtTTAGTAGCTTTGTAAAAGTAGTGTTTTTAAATTGGTGTGGATatagtgttttttcttctctgcaaagggtaatggttttttttttttttataaagaaacatGTTTTTCatggtttattactattattattactatcaatttttgTTTAgcaattatttcatttatttttaaaaaattagctTTTAAGAAATTTATTTGCTTGTGAAAATATATTGTTATGCTTCTCTTGCCCTTTGTATGATATACGAATTGTAATGCAgtcacgcagaaaaaaaaaaaaaatcataatattaatgataatcagaaaTTCTATTCAGTCTGATTGTTAGCTTTTactataaaatgacaaaaaaaaaagataaaacctaaaaaaaaaaaaaaaaaaaaagttttattaccCCTTCTATAGACCTTCCTGGTGATGTACTTGTGCATGCATTAAATCTTGTATCTGCCGAGAAGTTACACTCCTCTTCTGTAGCTGAGAAGCTGAttgctaacatatatatatatatatatatatatatatatataattttttatttttattttttccttaacccattggatcttgATGCTTTACATGGCTCAATCTTTGGGCTTTAGGCTCACTTGAGCGGACACTCTGCTGAGTGTGTGGCATGTAAGctgggcacacacaaacactcgtgtTCGTTGACAAGACACCTTGCCTCTCTTTGCAatgctttttcctctttttctgcataagtgttTTCAACTTTTCTGTCATTTTCCAATGTCTGTACTAGTCATCTGATTTgccttatccagatggtaataccGTTTTCCTTGAACAGACACCATATCTCTCTAGGTACTCCgtaactcagtgcaataataacaacaataagaaacacTCTCAAGACTTCTCTTCTATAActtttaacaaataaaaaaaaaaagttatttatcattataaattgaTAACATACATGACACATTTTCTTAGTAAGACAAAGCTTAGACTGGTGCCTTATTTAATAATACATCA from Penaeus chinensis breed Huanghai No. 1 chromosome 39, ASM1920278v2, whole genome shotgun sequence harbors:
- the LOC125046645 gene encoding polyadenylate-binding protein-interacting protein 2-like, with the protein product MRLPSNNPSGSQSSGGFGSARMNSNAEPDFSEFMWMAEEDLEAFDNKVISEVAQVMMQHSAANNLRDEEEEFLRQMLEEEERRDTVYYDQYIEQKSRNNTTSDLTGSMQKMGMKEDVVANSNLNPYAAEFVPGQAVTSPANAPSLVHKKNTEKSS